Part of the Chitinophagales bacterium genome is shown below.
TACATGGGAATATATATACTACAGTGTTTGATGAAACAGGCCGCCCAGTACACAGGCTTATCGAATTCGAAGAATATACACAGGATATTTTTTTCGGAATTAAAAATTTTGATTCCTGGGTAAGCACACACCAATCGTTAACTTTTCAATTTGCTGCACTCACCATTTCCGGAATTCCTGCAGCAACAAATGCAGTTGTAGAAATTTACAAACACAATTGGGAAAATGTAATAGAGCATTCCGGGGGCAGGTATAATTATAATCCCCAAAGAAGAGACCAACTTCTGTCGCGCTCCACTATAAATATATCTGCGTCCGGAGGCACTTTAAATTTTACTCCGTTTAATTCAGGTGAATATGAAGTTCGTATTCTTAAGCCTGGTACTAAAACATATGTATCCAGAATTTTTTATGCTTATGGATGGGAAGACACACAGAATACATCCTTTGAGGTGAGTACACAGGGAGAAATCACAATGCATGTTGATAAGGAGAGATATGCTATAGGCGATAAAGCAGAGTTGCTGTTAAAAGCACCTTTCGACGGAAAAATCCTGATTACTGTAGAACAAGACCATATTTTCAGTTATTTCTACGTCAGCACGAAGGACAAAGCAGCAAGGGCTACCATTTCAATACTTAAAGAATATGTGCCAAATGTGTATATCACAGCAACTGCTATCCGTAGATTAAATAATAATCCGTTACCGCTTACTGTAGCCCGCGGTTATATGCCATTGCTGATAGATAATGCAGAAAATAAGCTTCCGGTTACTATTATCTCAACTGCGGATTCGAGATCGAAAATCAAACAAACAATCACCGTAAAGACTCTGCCTGATGCAGAGCTTACTATAGCTGTGGTAGATGAAGGTATTCTGCAATTAAGAAATACTGCTTCACCCGATCCCTTTCATTACTTCTATCAGCAAAAGGCTTTAGAGGTTACCTCTTTTGATCTGTATCCATTTTTATTCCCGGAATACCGGAACAGTACCTTACAGGGGGGCGATATTGCTGAACTCAACCGCCGGGTAAATCCATTCACTATTAAACGCTTTAACCTTGTTGCCCTTTGGAGCGGAATAAAAAAATCCGATGCATCCGGTAACGTGGATTTTGATATTTATATCCCTCAGTTTTCAGGCTCTTTACGCGTGATGGCTGTTGCTTATAAAGACCGCAATTTCGGTTCTTCCGAAAAAATAATTAAGGTTGCGGATCCTATTGTAATAAGCACCGCATTACCAAGATTTTTAAGTCCCGGCGATACGCTTAATGTTCCTGTAACGCTTTCAAATACTACTGTAAAAAATACCAATGTGACAGCAGAAATACTGGTTAGTGGACCATTAAAAGTTTCCAGATCTACAACACAATCTGTTTCATTGAACGCCACCAGTGAAACCCGGTCAGAGTTTTCCATCTTTTCTAATGGTATTGCAGGAGAGGGCTCTGTAACTATAAATGTAAATGGTGCCGGAGAAAAGTTTTCAGATAAAACCAATATATCGATACGGCCTGCTTCCACTTTACAACGACAAACCGGCAGCGGATCAATAGAAGGCGGCCAATCACAAACACTGCATTTGCGTGCTGATATGATTGCATCTTCCATGGATGCAAAATTAGTGGTGAGCAGATCCTTATTGGGAGAATTTGCAGGCGACCTTAGATATCTGCTTCAATATCCATATGGATGCGCAGAACAAATTATTTCGTCTGCCTTTCCACAGTTGTATTATCGCGACTTGGCAAAAGCCTCTGGCCAGGATAATAAGGCAATTCAGCACAACCCGGATTACAATGTACAACAAGCCATAAAAAAAATTGAAGCTATGCAACTATATAACGGAGCGGTAAGTTACTGGCCAGCCAGCGATGTGGAAAGCTGGTGGTGTACTGCTTATGCAGCGCATTTTTTGCAAGAAGCGGGAAAAGCCGGGTTTGACATTAATCAGGACTTTCTCGAAAGGATGTACAGCTATCTTCAGTTCAAGATTAAATCAAGAGAAACCGAACTGTATTACTACCAGGATGCACGGAATATCACACAGAAAAAAACTATTGCTAAGAAAGAAATACCGTACTCTCTATGGGTGCTTGCTCTTTCAGGACGGTTTGATCAGTCTGCAATGAACTATTATAAAGCACATGAAGAATTATTAACGCTTGATGAAAAATACATGCTCTCCTCAGCTTATGCCGTATCAGGAAGCCAAAGCGCTTTTAATGATCTGTTACCTGCTGCATTCGCCGGAGAAACTTCGCTACGTGCACTGGGAGGCAGCTTTTATTCACCGGTCCGCGACGAAGCCATAGCTCTGCTTGTTTTACAGGAAGCCGATCCCGATAATCAGCAGATAGGGATCATGAGCAGGCACTTAATTCAAAAAATGAAAAGCGCTTCTTATTTATCAACCCAGGATCGTGCCTTTGCTCTTCTTGCGCTTGGAAAGCTTTCTAAAAAAACCAGGGAAAGTACCGTGACTGCATCAATCTCTTCAAATGGTAAATTAATCGGCGATTTTAACGGAAATGACCTCGCAATAAATCAAGGATTAGTGAATCAGGTCATCACCATTCAATCATCCGGAAGCGGCACACTCTATTATTTTTGGGAAGTAAATGGTATCAATACAACAGGGAGCTATAAACCGGAAGATAATTTTTTAAAGGCCAGAAAACAATTTTTTGACCGGGCTGGCAAACAAGTTAATCCTGCTGCAATACATCAAAATGATTTAATAGTGGTAAAGCTCACATTACAGGCATTGGATTACAAGGGCAGTATAGATAATGTGGCCATGACCGATCTGCTACCGGCTGGCTTTGAAATAGAAAACCCCCGTATAAGTGCTATACCAGACCTTTCCTGGATCAAAGATGAAACTCCATTTGATTATATAGATATCCGGGATGATCGCATTACCTATTTTGCTACTGCAACAGCAAAAGAAAAAAATTTTTATTACGTGGTGCGTGCTGTGTCAAAAGGGGTGTTTCACATGGGTCCTGTGAGTGCAGATGCAATGTACAATGGAGAATATCATTCTTACAACGGAGCTAGTACAATTACAGTGAAATAATATTTGATTTTCAATTCTACATCTGATTTATTGGCTATACCACAAAGGAGGTATTGATTACCCTTTACACTCAAACGTATATTTGTTCCGCAATTAAAATTATAACAGAAATGAAGCAGAACGGTGTGAAAGGGAAAAGCTTTATATCCTTATTTAATATAATTATTTTTAGTTGGCAAATCCAGTTTCAGAATCTCTTTCACGCCGCTTTGCTTTACCTGAGAAACCAATAAATATGTAAGGAAATATTTAAATATCATTATCGCTTTTTACCTGATCCCGTAAGGTCTTGTCAAGAGTGAAAGCCCCACGGTGAATGAAATTTATAAGTAAGTATGATCTGTCATATTGAATATTTCTGAGGTCTTTAAAATCCGATTGTAATCCCGTAAGATTTCATCGGATTTATTTTATAATAAATTTTGTCTGACAGTTTTTCAAAGCAACCGATACCACAAAAAGGTCATTGACACCACTGAAAAGCTCACTTACTTTTGTTTTATAATTAGTAAATAATTCAGCTTTGAAAAACTAAAGGGAAAAGGAATAAGAATACCCGGCTCTTTGCAATCGCCCTATCATATTTTACCTATTAATTGCAGCAGTTGGTTTAAAACATTGCCGTCCTTTTCCCTAATTTTTTCTACTCCAAAAAGAACCAGTTGGTCCATCCCATATAGCTTTTGCCCGCTTTCAATTAGCGCATACCACAAATGGGTAATTGTTTACCCCTGGTGTGCCGCTATATATTTGAGCTGCCAATAAGTAATAAATCTTGTCAGGCCAATCACCATTAATGTGCTGCAAAATTCTATAAAAAATATGCTTTCCAAAGGCGGCTCAAATGTAACCCGTAACAGATATTATAACATCTGAAATAATGAATATAAAACCGGACTATACTATTTTCCTTATCAATATTTCCGGTATTTTTTTATATACTTAGCAGTGATAATACATTGTTGAGACCCGTGAGTAAACAAATATATTTTAATAATCTTTAAGTTTTCTACATTTAAAAAAACTTACCAATGAAAACGGTCCCAGTTGCAATTATCATTCTTCTTATATTACTAGTTAGCCTTTCCACCTGTAATTACTGGAAAGAAAAAAAAGATAACAGTGATATGCGTCATCAAATTGATAGTTTGCGAAGGATACTTCCACCCGTCCCAAATGATACCATAAGTATTTTACCTAATGCGAATACACGTGCCGGGGCTCTTGCTATTTTAGCGGACACGGCCCAGCGAAACAAGTTTCTGTCGGCATTACAAATTATTTTTTTTAACAGGGACAGCCTCCAGGCTACTTTAAGTCATTTTAGTGACACTACTAAGAATCTTTTTTTTGTTGCTTATCCTGATAGCATAACAGGAATTGATCCTCAAATGATTGTTGCTCCTGATTTTGCAACCTCTACATGCAGTACCTGTTGTCCTCCTGTGTGCAACATTCCTAAATAGAAACTGAATTTAAATATCATCTATATTTAAATAATTTTAATAGATAATTTCCATTATCAGCGCTTTCTCAAGTATGTGTAACAGCTTTTGTATTACGCTGCTTAAACGTTGCGGAATATTGCTGTTCCTCGTTTACAATAACGTGGAGGGACAATTCTACATGCCTTTTGAAAATCCGGGTAATGATTTTGTTTCCATCTCTCAAAATATCGGTCCTGCTTTGCAGGATAGCCGTGGTTACATGTGGTTTGGTTCCACTGATGGATTGATTCGGTTTGATGGATATACATCCACCTTATATACCAATGTTCCTTTCGATTCAACCTCTATAATCAATAATAGTATAAATACAATATATGAGGATGAAGACGGTACTATTTGGTTTGGAACAGCAGGTGGATTAAGCAACTGGAAGTATAGTACTTGCAGGTTTCAAAATTTTATTCCGGACCCTGAAAATAAAAAGCCGGTAGCGAATGCTGTCTATGCAATTGCAAGAGATAAAAATGGTGCCATGTGGCTTGGAACATTATTGGGCTTGTACAGAATAGAAGCTAACAAAACAAAAAAAACGACCCGCAATCAAAATTATCATGTTACCAAATTTCAATATGATTCAAATGAGGCTTATTCCTTATCGAACAATACGGTTTATTCAATTTATTTTGATGAAGGCGGAAATGGCTGGATCGGTACCCAGGATGGCCTGAATTATTGTAAAGCAACAGAGCTGAAAAAAAGCTCCATTCATTTTGCTCATTTTTTCCACGATGATAATAACATCAATTCGCTCGCATCGAGCAGGGTTTGGCAAATTCTTCCTGACCACCATAAAAATCTTTGGATACTTTCATTTTCTGATCATTTAAACAAGGAGCGCATGCTGGATCAGATAGATTCATCATTTGCCAGTGATCCCGAAGGGAAATCGTCTATTCATCATTATTTACCCGCTATACTTAAAAATGTAAACCTCCCGGCTGCTGTTCCCTTTCGCATGCTTATTGATTCAAAGGATCAGCTTTGGATCGGAACCAATAATACAGGAGTATTGATATGTTCCCTTTCAGAACTTCAGACAAATGATTTTGAGGTCAGGCATTATATTCACGATTTAAACCAGATCACTTCAATTGCTGATAACCGGATTAATGATCTTTATGAAGATCCTCAACACATCGTATGGATCAGTACTGAAGGTGGTGCTTCTAAATGGACACCTTCACATAAATTTTTTAATCAGAAAGATTTCCCATCAACTATTTCCATTTTTTACAGCGATTCTATTAATTCAATTGTACAGGATCAGCGGCGCAATTACTGGATGGGATTAAAGAGCAATAAAATTGCAGTATATGATAAGCAGAATTTTCGCGAGGTTCATCTCATAAATAGTTTAACAGGAAAGGAATTACCTAAGTCACAACAAATAAACAGGCTTTTATTTCTTGACAACGATGTACTTTGTCTGGGCACTAAAGACAGCGGAATTTTTGTAGTACAGCAAGAGCAGATTAAAGCGGTAAGAGAAACCAAAGCGACCCGCCTGGTTGCTTTTCCATGTGTGCCTCCTCCTTTTTCTTCCGTCAATATTCTTTGTCCGGGCCAGGCAAACAATGTGCTGGCAGGTACTAATAAATCTTTACTATTGGTAAATACACTCACGGGCAAAATCACTTGTCTTAAAACATCAAACAATTCCAGCAACCTGGCACTTGACTACCATATTATCGACGCAGTTAATGATGGACGAGGTTTCATTTGGCTGGGTACCGATAATGGATTAAAAGCTTACAACTTTATTACTAATGACTCACAGCAATACCGGTATGTACCTGGCGATACTACTACCATACTTAATAATATTCAATGTTTACTGGCCGACAATAGAAACCCTGTAATCTGGATAGGCACTGCAAATGGCCTTAGCAAGCTTGACTATAAAAGCAACCGCATTCAAAATTATACTTCCGCAAATGGCTTAAGCAACAGTAACATCCAATCGATGCTGCAGGATAATAGTGGTAACATCTGGGTTGGCACCAGAAGTGGTTTAATAAAGTATAAGGTTGCCAGCAACCAGTTTATAACTTATACCTCGGGTGACGGTTTAAAATCCGACGAATTTATTCAGGCAGCATATAAAGACCCGGATGGTGTGCTTTATTTCGGAACTAAGAAAGGATTGGTAACCTTTTTTCCTGATAGCATTCAATCCAATCAAATTGCTCCACCCGTTTATCTGTCTGACTTTAAGATTTTTAACCAAAGTGTACTTACTGAAAAGAACAGTTTTTTAAAACATCAATTTGAAATAGAAAAATCAATAACACTGCCTTATGATTCCAATTATTTTTCTTTTGACTTTGTAGCCCTAAATTATAATAGTACACACAGGAATCAATTTAAATATATCCTGGACGGATTTGACCATGATACTATTTATTCCGGAAATCAGCGCTCCGCGAATTATACAGGCATAAGATATGGAAATTATAATTTTAAAGTATGGGCAAGTAATAATGATGGCCTCTGGAATAAAATTCCGGAAGAAATTCCGATTATAATTTTGCCACCATGGTACCAAACCTGGTGGTTCCGTATTTTGCTTGCCGTAACAGGTGTGGCTATGCTTATTACAGCAAATCAGCTATATACTCAGTACAAATTAAGAGAGCTGCGACTGGTGTTTGAAAAACAGCAGGCCGTGGATCGTGAGCGTTCCAGGATTGCGGGAGAAATGCACGATGATCTGGGTTCAGGATTAGCAGCAATACATCTGATAAGTGAAATGGCCAAAAGAAAATCTTCACCTGATGATTTAAAATCCGAAATAAGTAAAATATCAGAATCAAGCACTGATCTGATTCATAATATGCGTGAGATAATATGGGCTATGAGTGCAAAAAATGATACACTGGAAAGCCTGATTGCATACATCCGTAAATATGCGTTCGACTTTTTAGAGAATGCAGGCATAGATTGTTCTGTAAAAATGCCTGACGATATTATTAATTGTGATATGGCTGGGGACGTAAGGAGAAATGTTTTCCTGGTGGTAAAAGAATCACTCCACAATATTTTAAAACACTCGGCTGCCACGAAAGTGGAAATTGAAATGCAGCTGCAAAACGGGTTTAGAGTTATAGTGCATGACAATGGTAAAGGCTTTCAAAATAATTCCGGAAGGTTTGGAAACGGCTTGCAAAACATGAATGATCGAATGAAATCAGTTGGTGGTCAGTTTGAAGTTTACACCGATCACGGAACCACTATAAAACTCTTACTACCTCTGCACGATTAATATATAATTAAATTTTATTCCTAAAAAAACCCAATGGAAAAAAGAGCACCTCCTGAGATAACTGTTGCTATTGTGGAAGACTGGCCAGAATTTCGGACAAACATGCATTCATTCATTAATGAATCTGATGGCTTTGAATGTGATTTCGTATTTGGCACTGCCGAGGAGGCAATAGAAATGTTGCCGGCAATTGAACCCAACATTGTTTTAATGGATATCAGTTTGCCGGGTATCTCGGGAATTGAATGCATTCGCAGAATAAAGGCTGCCATTCCAAAAACCCAATTCCTGATGCTTACCGTATTTGATGATGATGAAAACATCTTTGATGCACTCAAGGCAGGAGCCTCCGGTTATATGCTGAAAAAAAATTCTCCTGAAAAAATTCTGGAAGCAGTGGAAGAGCTGCATAACGGAGGTTCACCGATGAGTTCAGAAATTGCCAGGAAAGTAGTAATGTCTTTTAAAAATATAGAAACATTAAATAACGAGCTTGCCGCATTATCTCCAAGAGAAAATGAGGTTCTCACTTCACTTGCTAAAGGCTATATGTACAAAGAGATAGCCGACAAATGCGATATCAGTATCGAAACAGTAAAAAAACATTGCCACAAAATTTATGAAAAACTTCAGGTTCAATCAAAAACTGAAGCAATCAATAAATTTTATGGCAAAAAATAGTTTACTGTATTTTCCTGAATGAATCAGGACTATTCTATAACAATTCTTTCGGTTTGTTTCAATTCACCAATTCTTAGTGACAGAAAGTATATTCCCGGGCGATAATTGTCGTGAAGGCGATAGGACATAGTGTACTCTCCTTCTTTCATGATTTCATTAGAAAGTATTTCTGCTTTTTTCCCTAATAAATCATATAGTGCAATTTCAATTTGCAATGGCTTTTGTAAATTAAACTGCAGGGATACTTCATCCTTAACCGGGTTATTTACCACCGAAACGGATGGTTCATTATTAGTAGGCACCGGGGAAATAGACAGTGCAAGCATTGCCGTAAACTGACCTACCATACCTAATGAGGCGTGAGGTGTGCAAACGTAATGATATGCACCTTCTACCTTAACAGGATATAGAAAAGTAGTAACGGTGGAATTTATTGGAGAGTCCCATGCTGCAGCTCCGGTTGGAACAACAGATGAAGTGGTTGTATGGGATCCTTCAACCCAAGTCCATTTTATAGTGTCGCCAACATTAACAGTTACATTAGCCGGAGTAAAAACTATATCACTTACCATTACTTCTATAGTGGCGGCGTAGATATAAGTACTTAGAGCAATTGAGATCAACAGCAGAACAGCAGTTCTCAAGTATGTAGAATATTTCATTTTAGTCGTTTATAAGTTTTAGCAAAAATAGAACAAAAATCATTTCGGGGGAAAATCATAAACGCTGAATTGGCAATTATATCTGCTGAACAGGCATAAGGAAGTTTTTAAGCAACTTTTCAAGAAGCATTCCTATTTGTTTAAGCCTTCATAATATTTTTTTGCGTACTGGTATAAGTTAAAATTTTTATCGTTTAATGCTTTTATTAAATCTTTTATCAATTCCTCTTTATTTATTCCTTTCATTTTTTCTTTTTGAATGATCCGCCAGATTTTTTCAGCCATCAGGTAAGGTCTTCTTTTATTGGATAATGCTTTATCACTGTGGCTGTCGATTTCATGCTGCAATTCATTTATACCTTCATGGGCGGTGGCACAGGTTTTTGTAACGGGTACCTGGCGGTCCATTTCTTTTTTTGATGAAGTGAGTAGGGTTAAATTTTTTACCAGGCGGTCGGCACCCGGCTGATCACTTTTATTCACAACAAAAATATCTGCAATTTCCAGAAGGCCAGCCTTCATGGTCTGGACTTCATCTCCTGATTCGGGATTTAAAACTACCACGGTAGTATCTGCCAATGCAGCTATTTCTACTTCTGATTGCCCTACTCCTACTGTTTCAATAAAGATATAGTCAAAGGCTGCACTTTTCATTACATCTGTTACCTCCAGTATTTTATCAGAAAGTCCGCCTACTGATCCCCTGGCGGCCAGAGAACGAATAAAGAGATTTGGATGATTAAAATGCGCCGTAAACCGTATGCGATCACCAAGCAATGAACCGAAATTAAAAGGGGAACTAGGATCTACTGCAACTATGCCAATACGCACGTTTTTTTTTAATAGATCCGTTATCAGCGCATTTACAAGTGAGCTTTTACCAGCTCCTGGCGGGCCGGTGATACCTATTAAAGGAATATTATTATCCGGAATTAATCTTTCCAGCAGCTGCCTGCTCTGCTTAAGATCATTTTCTACTATTGTGATTGCACGTGCAAGTGATTTTGCATCGCCCTGCTGTAGTTGGGAAATAAGCAGTGAAATATCATCCATGAATTTTTACTGGCGGGGAAAACGGCCCACGATATGAGCCCTGATTTTATCAGCTATTTGTATAGGAGCAGTATGGCGTTTGAGCTTTTGAGTAAGAAATTCCTTAAAGCATTTCTCGATATTATATTTTTCCAGACAATGTGAACAGGTATTAATATGCTGAAGAAAGTTCTTCTCCTCTTCCTCAGTTAGTTCACCATCAAGAGATAATATTACCCGCTTCAAGGTTTCCTTACAATTGTCTTCTTTTTTTGTAGAAAATCCCATGGCATCAGCGATTTTCTTTATACCCCATTTTTTTGGCATAGCCCCTTAATTTTTCTTTCATTAGGTTTCGGGCCCGGTGCAGGCGTGAGCGCACCGTACCCACCGGTATATCAATGATTTTTGCAATCTCTTCATAGGTAAATCCTTCCACATCACAAAGCAAAATCACGGTTCTGAAATCGACCGGCAGATCGTTAATAGCCTTGGTTACCTCATCGCCGATAAGACCTTTAAATAGTTCATCACGCAAATCCAGTTCACCAATATCTGCAGATTCATCTGTTTCCTGATAGGTAAGAAAATCTTCGTAATCAACTTCATTGGGTTGGCGGGTTTTACGGCGATACTCATTAATAAATCCGTTCTTGAGAATTTTAAACAACCATGCCTTTGCATTCGTTCCACGTTCGTAAGAATCTATAAAACGATATGCCTTCAGGAATGTATCCTGCACCAGGTCATTGGCGTCCTCCTCGTTATAGGTAAGATGAAAAGCAAAATTATAGAGGGCATCCATTTGAGGCATGAATTCCTTCTCAAACAATTCATCATTGTTCTTCTTGATAATATGAGTGTCTTCAGCCACGCGATAAAAATAAGCGAATAAATCTTTTTTCAAACAAGGATCAACTTTCCCTTTGCATCTATTTAGATTCCAACAGCTAATTACTTTAGTTCCGAAGCGGAGATGATGATAATGATGGTGACCTTGATTTAGCTGTAGCGAACTGCTTTGATGGTGCGCAGGTAAACTCATTGTACCAGAATATTGAAATAGTAACCACTGGATCAATATAAAATGCCAGGGAATCATTTCCAACCGTGCTGCTATAGGCTGTAAAGTAGGGTGAAAGCAACTATCTCCAAAAAGTTATATGGCAAATGCATGAAATATCTTCACAAAGTCGCTATTGCAGCGAAGATATGCTGAACGTTCATTTCGAATTAGGAGATGCTTCTATAATTGACAGCATGAGCATTGAATGGCCTTCAGGGATAATAGATCAGTAAACAGCTATTTCTATAAACCGTTTTCAAACCGCGTATAAAGGCAGGGAATATTTTATTCCGGAGTTACTGATGTTGAAAATATACTGGAGGGAATCTCCAAAAATACTCCTAATCCATTTTCTGATAATACTACCATCCTGTTTCAGCTGAAGCAACCTGCGAAAGTGGTTTTGGATATCTATAATATTAATGGTGGAAAAATTAGAACGCTGGCAGATTCAAATCTTTCTGCAGGTAAATTCACTTTTATATGGAATACAAAAGATGAAAAAGGAAATCACTCTCCAGCCGGAATTTATGTCTAAACTCGCAGCGAATGATAAAGTAATTATAAACAAGATGTTAAAAGTGAATGGAAACAAATAGTTTTATAGAAATTGACTATTGCTTCTCTTATTAAATTCAGATATGAAACTAAAAATGTTCCAGGTAGATGCTTTTACGGATCATTTATTTGGAGGTAATCCTGCCGCAGTAATTCCATTGGATAAATGGGTACCAAAGGAATTGATGCAAAAGATTGCAGCTGAAAATAATTTATCGGAAACTGCTTTTTATGTCCCAACCAATGATGGCTTCGATTTGAGGTGGTTCACCCCGGGTACAGAAGTAAACCTTTGCGGCCACGCAACACTTGCTGCTGCTCATGTATTATTCCACCATCAGAATTACAAGAACCCCGAGATAAAATTTTTTTCCAACAGCGGCCTATTAACAGTTAAGAAAGAAAATGACTGGCTGACTCTTAATTTCCCAATGGATAATTTAACAGAAGTTGAACCTCCGGCTGTTTTATTTGATGCTTTTAATCTGAAGCCTCTTTCAACTTTTAAAGGGAAAGAAAATTATTTGGTGGTCCTGCATTCTCAGGAAGAGGTTATAAATGCCAGCCCCAACCTTAAACTATTGAAGCAACTGCATTC
Proteins encoded:
- a CDS encoding alpha-2-macroglobulin family protein — translated: MKLRFHPALLILPIILFINGCHYSQNFIRLERTNFTGEIGRDQNLVFTFSTNMVPDSLLNKWDTTVYIQFIPIVKGKYKWTASNELTFSPYALFSPSTDFEAIFTKKLLFYFKERISLPEQNKIAFHTPYLTLTTPQIFWATSLQNPGTAETRINLNFNSPVLPAEVNKRLHIYVNQKSVLFDFLNGNTDSIIVIAIADYIGDSKGSVPIKIQIDAGLPSVGTSYKSKTKLEYNLVIPEKGKIMVTEMTAIFKEGIGQINVFTNQPLINENLKLLVSIVPAIKFSVEKIDNGFAIIGDFETDKTYSVTLSKDLQGIFGYALNENYVQNVSFGELQPSIAFANKKSIYLSAAGDRNISINAISLNKIKVSVIRIYENNILAFTRAGTEWGYYDEPNNGDYEYHDYQYYNYENYGNLISEKTYSVQSLPKNGNTRLLNLNLDDLNYGSKLKGLYVLKIQDADRQWLQQSKFISVSDIGLIVRQAKDEVYVFANSILDANPLPNVKLSFISSNNQVIQTTTTDKDGVGIIKKDEAVFGNFLLGMVTATVNDDFNFIILDNTSVETSRYEVGGSHSNDAQLDAFIYGDREIYRPGDTIHANTIVRTEDWKTPEGAPMKMKLILPSGKEYQSYKKLPDDQGAFETAFYLPATIVTGQFTIELYSGNDVLINSRKINVEEFVPDRIKVTVELDKNIFKPNDQVNARINAINLFGPPASNRNYEAELSLKRHDFAVKKFNDYNFSIQTSENIPLENVIKEGKTDVNGNASAIYSLPDYKDIGILHGNIYTTVFDETGRPVHRLIEFEEYTQDIFFGIKNFDSWVSTHQSLTFQFAALTISGIPAATNAVVEIYKHNWENVIEHSGGRYNYNPQRRDQLLSRSTINISASGGTLNFTPFNSGEYEVRILKPGTKTYVSRIFYAYGWEDTQNTSFEVSTQGEITMHVDKERYAIGDKAELLLKAPFDGKILITVEQDHIFSYFYVSTKDKAARATISILKEYVPNVYITATAIRRLNNNPLPLTVARGYMPLLIDNAENKLPVTIISTADSRSKIKQTITVKTLPDAELTIAVVDEGILQLRNTASPDPFHYFYQQKALEVTSFDLYPFLFPEYRNSTLQGGDIAELNRRVNPFTIKRFNLVALWSGIKKSDASGNVDFDIYIPQFSGSLRVMAVAYKDRNFGSSEKIIKVADPIVISTALPRFLSPGDTLNVPVTLSNTTVKNTNVTAEILVSGPLKVSRSTTQSVSLNATSETRSEFSIFSNGIAGEGSVTINVNGAGEKFSDKTNISIRPASTLQRQTGSGSIEGGQSQTLHLRADMIASSMDAKLVVSRSLLGEFAGDLRYLLQYPYGCAEQIISSAFPQLYYRDLAKASGQDNKAIQHNPDYNVQQAIKKIEAMQLYNGAVSYWPASDVESWWCTAYAAHFLQEAGKAGFDINQDFLERMYSYLQFKIKSRETELYYYQDARNITQKKTIAKKEIPYSLWVLALSGRFDQSAMNYYKAHEELLTLDEKYMLSSAYAVSGSQSAFNDLLPAAFAGETSLRALGGSFYSPVRDEAIALLVLQEADPDNQQIGIMSRHLIQKMKSASYLSTQDRAFALLALGKLSKKTRESTVTASISSNGKLIGDFNGNDLAINQGLVNQVITIQSSGSGTLYYFWEVNGINTTGSYKPEDNFLKARKQFFDRAGKQVNPAAIHQNDLIVVKLTLQALDYKGSIDNVAMTDLLPAGFEIENPRISAIPDLSWIKDETPFDYIDIRDDRITYFATATAKEKNFYYVVRAVSKGVFHMGPVSADAMYNGEYHSYNGASTITVK
- a CDS encoding response regulator transcription factor, translating into MEKRAPPEITVAIVEDWPEFRTNMHSFINESDGFECDFVFGTAEEAIEMLPAIEPNIVLMDISLPGISGIECIRRIKAAIPKTQFLMLTVFDDDENIFDALKAGASGYMLKKNSPEKILEAVEELHNGGSPMSSEIARKVVMSFKNIETLNNELAALSPRENEVLTSLAKGYMYKEIADKCDISIETVKKHCHKIYEKLQVQSKTEAINKFYGKK
- a CDS encoding T9SS type A sorting domain-containing protein, whose protein sequence is MKYSTYLRTAVLLLISIALSTYIYAATIEVMVSDIVFTPANVTVNVGDTIKWTWVEGSHTTTSSVVPTGAAAWDSPINSTVTTFLYPVKVEGAYHYVCTPHASLGMVGQFTAMLALSISPVPTNNEPSVSVVNNPVKDEVSLQFNLQKPLQIEIALYDLLGKKAEILSNEIMKEGEYTMSYRLHDNYRPGIYFLSLRIGELKQTERIVIE
- the meaB gene encoding methylmalonyl Co-A mutase-associated GTPase MeaB yields the protein MDDISLLISQLQQGDAKSLARAITIVENDLKQSRQLLERLIPDNNIPLIGITGPPGAGKSSLVNALITDLLKKNVRIGIVAVDPSSPFNFGSLLGDRIRFTAHFNHPNLFIRSLAARGSVGGLSDKILEVTDVMKSAAFDYIFIETVGVGQSEVEIAALADTTVVVLNPESGDEVQTMKAGLLEIADIFVVNKSDQPGADRLVKNLTLLTSSKKEMDRQVPVTKTCATAHEGINELQHEIDSHSDKALSNKRRPYLMAEKIWRIIQKEKMKGINKEELIKDLIKALNDKNFNLYQYAKKYYEGLNK
- a CDS encoding zf-HC2 domain-containing protein, which translates into the protein MPKKWGIKKIADAMGFSTKKEDNCKETLKRVILSLDGELTEEEEKNFLQHINTCSHCLEKYNIEKCFKEFLTQKLKRHTAPIQIADKIRAHIVGRFPRQ
- a CDS encoding sigma-70 family RNA polymerase sigma factor — encoded protein: MPQMDALYNFAFHLTYNEEDANDLVQDTFLKAYRFIDSYERGTNAKAWLFKILKNGFINEYRRKTRQPNEVDYEDFLTYQETDESADIGELDLRDELFKGLIGDEVTKAINDLPVDFRTVILLCDVEGFTYEEIAKIIDIPVGTVRSRLHRARNLMKEKLRGYAKKMGYKENR
- a CDS encoding ASPIC/UnbV domain-containing protein, producing the protein MHEISSQSRYCSEDMLNVHFELGDASIIDSMSIEWPSGIIDQ